One stretch of Streptomyces sp. R21 DNA includes these proteins:
- a CDS encoding DegT/DnrJ/EryC1/StrS family aminotransferase, whose translation MLRAAGVGVGDEVIVPAFGNVEVAEAVTLTGATPVFADIDPATYCLDATAVEAVVTPRSAAVVAVHRFGRSADIARLRVVGQRHGLLVLEQGESEAPYDEIAQRRERAAYLDGRLSGVRTPHGGDGHTYQQYVVRVPGNGRPDRDAFARAVRAKGVECRVPVKTPVHRMPGFRRDVCLPETERAADETLALPVDAALTKREMQRIVSACNALGGLLQPAF comes from the coding sequence ATGCTCAGGGCCGCCGGAGTCGGAGTCGGTGACGAGGTCATCGTGCCGGCGTTCGGGAACGTCGAAGTCGCCGAGGCAGTGACCCTGACCGGTGCGACGCCGGTATTCGCCGACATAGATCCGGCGACGTACTGCCTCGACGCCACCGCAGTCGAAGCGGTCGTCACTCCGCGTTCGGCGGCCGTGGTCGCCGTACACCGCTTCGGGCGGTCGGCCGACATCGCGCGACTGCGAGTTGTCGGGCAGCGGCACGGGCTCCTCGTGCTCGAACAGGGCGAGTCCGAGGCGCCGTACGACGAAATCGCGCAGCGCAGGGAACGCGCCGCGTACCTCGACGGGCGGCTGAGCGGGGTGCGGACGCCGCACGGCGGCGACGGGCACACCTATCAGCAGTACGTCGTCCGGGTGCCGGGCAACGGGCGGCCGGACCGGGACGCCTTCGCGCGAGCCGTACGGGCCAAGGGAGTTGAGTGTCGGGTGCCGGTGAAGACGCCCGTGCACCGCATGCCCGGGTTCCGTCGGGACGTGTGTCTGCCGGAGACCGAGCGTGCCGCGGACGAGACCCTCGCGTTGCCGGTGGACGCGGCGTTGACGAAGCGGGAGATGCAGCGGATCGTCTCCGCCTGCAATGCGCTCGGTGGATTGCTGCAGCCCGCGTTCTGA